A window of Phragmites australis chromosome 2, lpPhrAust1.1, whole genome shotgun sequence genomic DNA:
GCATCGCTTTGCGGCAGCAACAACAGCATTTATCAGGGTTCCACGAAATGCACCCTTCTCAAGCTCCTGAATCCCGGCTATGGTAGTTCCTGCTGGAGAAGTGACCTGATCCTTCAGTTGACCTGGATGTTTTCCCGTCTGGCTCACCATGGTTGCAGCGCCAAGAACCTAAGTAGCAGATAACAAGACGGTGGTAGAAAAAAATGCTTATTTTGTATATTGAAATGAAACATAATGCATAAAGGAACTCAGTTTACTGAAGGAAAATACAAACGTCAGCCACGAGATGATGACACAAAGAATTACTAAACAATGTATCAAACAGTGGATCACAGCATATCTTAAGGGAGTGAGCACTCACTGTCTGAGAtgcaagagcaagagcaagGTCCCGAGGTAGTCCAGCAGCAACTCCACCATCAGCCATGGCCTCTATTGCTAAGAAAATGTAGGCTGGGCCACTACCACTGTTTACAATAAGATGGAAATACAAGTCCATTATCCAAATGATGATCATTACAGCTTCCTTGAATGTCATATACAGAATCAGCCGCATACCTCAAGCCAGTAACAGCATCAAAATATTTCTCTTCAGCTGTCCAAACTTTTCCAATGGCACTGAATAAACTTCTTACACGGTCTTCATCACCCTGAGTAGCCATCTCCCCCAAACACATCACTAAAGAGATGCAGCAACATTAGCAATTGATACACTCCCTTTTATTGGAGCAGGGAAACAAAAATTTCATTAATGTCAAAGAAGGCATGAAAGTGACTAGTCAGATATCCTTTTACTTAATTcaccagcaacaacaacaacacaaaaaaaaaaaaaaaaaatctgccatgaatcagaaaaataaaatattttttcttggcAGACGTGTTGTGAAGCCGGATTTGTTACAACCATAGTTATTAAACATAACAGTAAAGCTACTTCGTGAGTCGTGGCAGATGCTgcatagcatttttttttcaaacactTATCATGAAGAAGGGAATATTacatatttcaattcaactgaTAACTTGGTAGGAAAGACTATGTTGATTATCAAGAATTTGCATGTGTTATGGCTACATGTTCAAATTATATAAATCAAACTATAGAGGAAAAGGATGGTGAGCAGATTGTCAGCATATGGTTACCTGATGCTGCTTGCCCAACAGCTGAAGGGGTGTTGGGCATTACTCTAATAATTCGTCGTTGACCAGACCAATCCTGGAATAGAAGAGGAAAAAACGGGTGACATTTAGGAACTCATGTAGTCAGACTATTTTAATTTGACTTATATTATCTTTATATGTTTTAGATCAGCTGTATGGCAATGGTACATGTTTGAAAATAATTTCACGATGTAACAATTGTATAATGTTTAAAATTAATTATCTAATGCAAAATGACTTGTTAAAGTTATGTTTGGAGACTATGTCCATGTCCAAAACGTCACTGTATTGTCACAAGTAGTACTCCAATGTAAGATGCAAAATGTGATCTAGAGAAATTAATAGTGTCATAGGTAATAGTCTCGTGGAGACAAAATGCTACATAGCTCAACTTAAAAACTTTCACCAGGTAATGTTATTCTTTTCGATAGTTTTAGAAACGGTGGTTAGTTTGGCATACAGTGAAAACTATGATTCAACTGAAAAACGAAAGGAATGAACTACAAATTTTATGGAGCTACTGGAAAACATTTTATCACAATCTATCTAAACAGACAGAAAATTGGTTCCAAATAAATCCAAGAGTTAGGCAGTTAGCATATATAGATTAATAAGATTCGAAATGCATGCTGACCTGTAAATCTTTCATTTTGATGCCAGCAGCTATGGACACTAAAAGCTTTTCTTCTGACAACAAGGGCTTCAGCTCAAGTAGAACCTGCTTTACTGAAATTTGATGTGTGCATAATCTCAAAAGAATGAAAAATAGAAGCCCAAAACATTACCTCCACATCACCCTACGCCCTAGCAAATATCATGAGAAGAAAATTTTGCAATACATATCACAGAATGACTCCTTAAGCTTTTAACTTCCTAACGCACAGAACAGCTACATACCCAAACTAAGTTCATCCATTGTAGCAACTGTACAGTTATGTCTAGATAGTTTCTGAGACGCCTCTAAGTAGATTTGGACTGCGACAAATGATATGTTTGCACAAATAGGATCTTCCAGCCCCGAAATGGTAACTTGGAGCCATCTTTTGAGAAAGGACGGAAAAGCAGGACCGGATGCTCTTACCAATCTGAGGCTTCACGGAGATGACGATCACATCACTGTCGTCGACCACCTATCACAATTTTATTAGATTGATAGATAAGAGTTCTATAGTGATGGATAAGGAATTAACCGATCGAGAGGAGGGAAGTCCTGGGGAGGACTCGGGCAAAGGAGGGAGACGATGAGAAACCTGGGCATTGGTGTCGAGCAAGCAGGCGCCGATGGAGGCGAAGGCCACGCCGCGCTCGGGGCGGCGGTGGGGCGCCGTGCGGATGGCGGAGGCCGGGAGGACGCCCGACGCCGCAACGCCGCGGGCGATGCTCTCGGCCAAGTTGCCCGCGCCGATGAATCCCAGCTGGAACGCGTCACAGCCGTTGGCGGCTGCGGGGGCTAACACGGGTTGAAGAGGAGGCGCCGCCATTGCGAGGAAGGCGAGGATGCGGAGGATTGCCTGGGTCTTTTGGGTTCGCCTGGGCGGTCGCGCGATTTCTGACGACCTGGCAGGGGCTTTATGGTAAAACAAACGGGGATTTCGTCCCCGTAAacatggtaatttttttttaccggaCCTAGAGACCCACCAGTAGATCTATCTAACCGGATATTATCTCTATTTTCCTTATCACCAATTTTTTCCATAGTAATTTTGATCCTTcgttttttctattaaaaatttatagatATGTAAAAAATTTATATCGTTAGATTCATCGtaaaatatacttcattagtattgtatacttttaaatatttataatttttctgTAGAGAAAACACAATTCGTAAAAAGCTAGTGACAAGGAAACGAAAACATTACCGAGCAGTATTTTTTCTCTGCAACCGTCTCAGAGGAAATATTTTGCAAATTACTCTGTTGAACAAGTGTGCTGTACAAACGGTAACTTTTTGACATATATTTCATCTATAACCATTATCACTTTACAGACAAACAAGGAGTGATTCATGCCTAACTATACAACATCTTTTCCTCTTTCGAGCAAAATTCGTTGGACTTCCGAAAACTAACAATCTGTTATGAACTTACAGCGGTTCACAATTCAGAGTGCACAATCTGGCGCAATCCTGAAGAAAACTTTCTGGTCAAGTAGGAAGATCCGCTGCTTGGAACCTTTCCAAATGAGCTCAATGTAGCATTTGGTTCAAAATATGATTGTCTGACTACACATCCCTTGTGTATCACTACATTTCTGACGACACAGCCATTGGCAGTGGCATAGCCCTGCATAACTGCAGATGGCCGGTTACCCATGtcatttttctgattttctgcCAGTATCTCTGCATCAATACCTTGCTTGCTTAAAAGTAGCTCGATTGTGTTTGCAGTAGCTCAAGGTGAGCCAGTATCTTGCCAATCATTGGCTTCAGGACAGGACTTCCTTTCTGAGCAAGATCAATGAGCAAAGCCTGTGCAATTTCGCCATACCGCTCTCTATGGGCTTCAAGCCGGAAAATCCTCTCCAACATCCATATTGCCTTGTCCTGGGCACTCAGGTCACCCGCTTCAGCAACTCTCAGCAAAGCATGAATTCCCGATGCCTTTTCTATCACCATACTTCCATTTTCCCAAATCTCATCCTGCATAAGGGTAGCCAGTGCTTCCAACACTGCTCCATCTGCTTCACGCTCTTCACCTTCTAGTATTCTTACCAGAGGACTGACAGCACCAGCTTTTACTAAACAAAAAGTGCTTTTGACAGTGCATTGGCAGTTGTGAACTATACAGAAAACTTCAGCTGATGGAGGAACACATAGCCACCTTGGCAACTTTGACTTACGCAGTGCCATTGAACTCTGTGACAGTTGAGACAAGGATGTTGCTGCTTTGGACTTGGCGTCTACTGATCCTTCTAAAAGCAACTTAACAAGGCAAGGAACCACCCCATATCCAACTGCCAAACTCTGTAGTTTCTTATCCCAAGTAACTGTGAACCGAACAAATACACCAGCAATGCCCTCAAGCATCCACATTCTTTGAGgtgtcaaagatgctatgaTGTTTGCCTCAAATAAGGAGATCAGAATAGGAAGCAAGTTTGCTTGCATGAGAATCTCGGTAATCTTCTTATCTGTCACTGGGAGGTTGCTTAGGATACCGACAGCTGCAGCCTTCTCATCTCGAGATGTAGGTGAAGAGATAATCTTTACCAAAATATCTAGATGAGTCTCCCTCAATTGTTCCGCCAATTCTTGAGAAGAATCTTTTGATAGATGGAACATTAAATTCAAAGCAGCAATTTTGATATCCACATTCTTTTCTGTTAGGAATGGCAGGAGGAGTTGCACCCCTCCATTTTGCCTAATTTTACTTCTGGCTCTTTTAGCATTTGTGTGCCCAGAAATACTATTTAGGGCTCTTAGAAGATGAAGTTGAATTACTGGACTTGATAAATTAAGAAGTGAGAGCATCTGAGGAGCTACATCTTTATGTAGTAGAATACGTTCAGATTGTGCTATAGCTGCAAGTATAGCTGAGGCTGGCTCTCTGAGGGTCATGAGCACTGATGTCACAGAGAAAAGAAGCTGGAGCAGTGGTCCTGTTATGCCAGAATTTATCAAAAGTCCTGCATTTTGTAGAGAGCTAGAAAGATTACGTAAGGCACCTAAGGCTGAGTGCTTGGCTTCAAGATTTCCATATTTAAACATTTCCACAAGGGGCTCAACAGCTCCATCTTCTCCAAGGGAAGATTTCATCTGTTCAGATAGGAACAGTTTTGAAATAGCGGTTGCCATTAGGACCTTGTTCATGTCAGAACCTGCAAAGTAAATAAGAGAACAAGTCTTAGATGATCATATGTTAGAGTGGAGAAAGTTGCAGTTGACACTAATATTCCAAAATAAAATCTGAAGTTGCTTCTGGGAATTTGTGTCGGAGTATTGTAGCCTGGTGAAGAAGAGGTCAAAAGAACTGACGGAATTAGTAACAGTTAACATGTGCTAATCTTCCACTATTTCCATTTTGCAATATCTCTTCCATTTTTCCCAAGAGGCTATTGTTCTGATCAGAGCTCAATTTTGCAGTTTCTGAATCTTCTTAAGTGCTTTGTACAAGAATGGGAAATGTTCACCTAATTTTAGATGTGTTCACATACACTGAACAATTTCAGGTTGAAGCATGGTATGGTAGATTATAATACCTTCTTTCAGGTACTGTATCAATGGTTGAAAATAACCAGCCTCTGCCATCAACAGCACATTTTGTGGGTTGAACGACAAAATGTGTAGCAACTTCTCTGCATCATCGTTGGTGCCTAATTCATCTGCATTcctcaatgtgactaacattaCAATACATCCTTTGATCCTGCCAATCCTCTGCCGAACTTGTGGGATGTCTGACAGATACAAGAGCACTGCAATTGCTTCCTTTCTCTCATCAACATCTCTGGACAAAGAACGCACAATGCTTGAAAGTGCCTCGATGCTTGCCAACCTCTCCTGCAGAGCCATGGAGCAAATCCTATCTCATGAAGGCAAGAAATAAAGGGAAAAAGGAGATACTAAGTGTCACAAGAAAGAATCAGAAGATGTAACTTTAATAACCGATTCATAAATTTGATtgatctctagcctaccccaacttgcttgggccTAAAAggcgttgttgttgttgttgtaaaaCTTTTTTGTGATCAATAAAAGAATTTGTAGTGATACTCCATAGCATTGTAGTCAGAGCTAATA
This region includes:
- the LOC133909589 gene encoding pyrroline-5-carboxylate reductase-like, whose protein sequence is MAAPPLQPVLAPAAANGCDAFQLGFIGAGNLAESIARGVAASGVLPASAIRTAPHRRPERGVAFASIGACLLDTNAQVVDDSDVIVISVKPQIVKQVLLELKPLLSEEKLLVSIAAGIKMKDLQDWSGQRRIIRVMPNTPSAVGQAASVMCLGEMATQGDEDRVRSLFSAIGKVWTAEEKYFDAVTGLSGSGPAYIFLAIEAMADGGVAAGLPRDLALALASQTVLGAATMVSQTGKHPGQLKDQVTSPAGTTIAGIQELEKGAFRGTLINAVVAAAKRCRELS
- the LOC133909588 gene encoding U-box domain-containing protein 43-like isoform X2, whose protein sequence is MALQERLASIEALSSIVRSLSRDVDERKEAIAVLLYLSDIPQVRQRIGRIKGCIVMLVTLRNADELGTNDDAEKLLHILSFNPQNVLLMAEAGYFQPLIQYLKEGSDMNKVLMATAISKLFLSEQMKSSLGEDGAVEPLVEMFKYGNLEAKHSALGALRNLSSSLQNAGLLINSGITGPLLQLLFSVTSVLMTLREPASAILAAIAQSERILLHKDVAPQMLSLLNLSSPVIQLHLLRALNSISGHTNAKRARSKIRQNGGVQLLLPFLTEKNVDIKIAALNLMFHLSKDSSQELAEQLRETHLDILVKIISSPTSRDEKAAAVGILSNLPVTDKKITEILMQANLLPILISLFEANIIASLTPQRMWMLEGIAGVFVRFTVTWDKKLQSLAVGYGVVPCLVKLLLEGSVDAKSKAATSLSQLSQSSMALRKSKLPRWLCVPPSAEVFCIVHNCQCTVKSTFCLVKAGAVSPLVRILEGEEREADGAVLEALATLMQDEIWENGSMVIEKASGIHALLRVAEAGDLSAQDKAIWMLERIFRLEAHRERYGEIAQALLIDLAQKGSPVLKPMIGKILAHLELLQTQSSYF
- the LOC133909588 gene encoding U-box domain-containing protein 43-like isoform X1, which translates into the protein MPRTAREGGVAVDVEDLLVRVKNGTEAELADVAREVAALAEEGRLGEDDDEDGLLVPALLARLAGAGGAEARVRVMAALRRLAGCVGGEGKERLASIEALSSIVRSLSRDVDERKEAIAVLLYLSDIPQVRQRIGRIKGCIVMLVTLRNADELGTNDDAEKLLHILSFNPQNVLLMAEAGYFQPLIQYLKEGSDMNKVLMATAISKLFLSEQMKSSLGEDGAVEPLVEMFKYGNLEAKHSALGALRNLSSSLQNAGLLINSGITGPLLQLLFSVTSVLMTLREPASAILAAIAQSERILLHKDVAPQMLSLLNLSSPVIQLHLLRALNSISGHTNAKRARSKIRQNGGVQLLLPFLTEKNVDIKIAALNLMFHLSKDSSQELAEQLRETHLDILVKIISSPTSRDEKAAAVGILSNLPVTDKKITEILMQANLLPILISLFEANIIASLTPQRMWMLEGIAGVFVRFTVTWDKKLQSLAVGYGVVPCLVKLLLEGSVDAKSKAATSLSQLSQSSMALRKSKLPRWLCVPPSAEVFCIVHNCQCTVKSTFCLVKAGAVSPLVRILEGEEREADGAVLEALATLMQDEIWENGSMVIEKASGIHALLRVAEAGDLSAQDKAIWMLERIFRLEAHRERYGEIAQALLIDLAQKGSPVLKPMIGKILAHLELLQTQSSYF